A window of Babesia microti strain RI chromosome III, complete genome contains these coding sequences:
- a CDS encoding diphthine synthase (overlaps_old_locusTagID:BBM_III01210) has translation MVLYIIGLGLTGTDISLNGLEILKNCKHIYLESYTSILMDSDTNQLESLIGKTVIIVDRYFVEMKFESILQDSILNNIALLIVGDVFAATTHTDLYLRGIKQGIPIKIVHNISIINAISVTGLQLYRFGQIVSIPFFEESWKPTSFVDKIIENIKINCHTLCLLDIKVKEQTLENLMKGNKTYEPPRYMTINTAIKQLLELTNTDVLGDNTLAIGVARLGSKTQKIVSGTLKELESIDFGAPLHSLVICAPKLHDLESEFFQLYRDVNCDINF, from the exons ATGGtcctatatataattggttTGGGCCTTACTGGCACAGATATAAGTCTTAATGGATTggaaatattgaaaaattgcaaaCATATATACTTGGAATCTTACACATCTATCCTTATGGACTCTGACACCAACCAATTG GAATCACTTATTGGTAAAACAGTAATTATAGTGGATCGTTATTTTGTAGAAATGAAATTtgaatcaattttacaagATTCAATCCTTAACAATATAGCGTTATTGATTGTTGGAGATGTATTTGCTGCTACAACTCATACTGATTTATATTTACGGGGTATAAAACAAGGAATTCCTATTAAAATAGTACACAATATCAGTATAATCAATGCAATATCGGTTACAGGGCTACAG TTATATAGATTTGGACAAATTGTTAGTATACCTTTTTTTGAAGAATCGTGGAAGCCAACTAGTTTCGTGGATAAAATCATcgaaaatatcaaaataaattgtcaCACATTATGTCTTTTGG atattaaGGTTAAAGAACAGACATTGGAGAATTTAATGAAGGGGAATAAGACATACGAACCACCTAGATATATGACCATAAACACAGCAATCAAGCAATTGCTAGAATTAACAAACACTGATg tCTTAGGAGATAATACATTAGCCATTGGTGTCGCTAGGTTGGGTAGTAAAACTCAAAAAATCGTTTCCGGGACGTTAAAAGAACTTGAAAGTATAGATTTTGGCGCGCCATTACATTCACTG gtcATCTGTGCCCCAAAACTCCATGATCTTGAAAGCGAATTTTTTCAGTTGTATCGGGATGTCAATTGTGATATTAacttttaa
- a CDS encoding conserved Plasmodium protein, unknown function (overlaps_old_locusTagID:BBM_III01175): MSLVGISHFNEEIFQLDVTLPENTLKTPDNSKFRIISFYQCDVDGLCAQYVLQLHSNFKSFASLHSFPVYEENDIYQYIHKTLSLHLKRPDVQADAFMRVLLIGIRGWSSELLRAIKVHFEHLLDPPLRKYLKIAILTVIRPIGFFGKLPQECILFKESDDEPMYPSSGIYTCESASVTSLLLKGMTFVYENEHAAAIFAASISIFSKNVHFGIGETLYYGKIEEFHNQISQLNGGPYVSYDIDKAILPLVTFTTLEDALSISPSILVLDSKKNPETIAEFRIQCSLRKEEFTSEFNALSSEKQKRVLSLIKRQISFYREMPQLCWLRRVKHIPNLDVMYFLSTILNKEETQSIIALDFLYNILQERLQQDSYYDRNVINTISKSAIAYINQSFDSISRAKLKFKTFLGQKLIIAEIRPNNPLSHINQLEMVASIISNIEAKGDEVKRSRCLLIVEHKEKYLFGFTPNVDSSFPDIWPGVFMQISQSDSSCSFNALLPNVLKYKGDVRDIKKSLFTKLANRLGRKR; this comes from the exons ATGAGTCTCGTGGGGATATCGCATTTCAATGAAGAGATATTCCAATTGGACGTTACTCTTCCAGAAAATACTTTAAAAACACCTGATAATTCAAAGTTTCGAATTATTTCCTTCTACCAATGCGATGTGGATGGTTTATGTGCACAATACGTCCTGCAG TTACATTCCAATTTTAAAAGTTTTGCTTCATTACACTCATTTCCAGTATACGAAGAGAATGATATTTACCAATACATACATAAGACACTATCGTTGCATTTGAAAAGACCAGATGTACAG GCCGATGCATTTATGCGAGTGTTATTGATAGGGATTCGTGGTTGGTCTAGCGAACTCTTGCGAGCTATTAAAGTCCACTTTGAACATCTATTAGACCCACCTCTAAGGAAGTATCTCAAAATTGCCATTCTAACAGTAATAAGGCCAATTGGGTTCTTTGGAAAGTTGCCTCAGGAAtgtattttgtttaaaGAAAGTGACGACGAACCTATGTACCCAAGTAGTGGTATTTACACATGTGAATCGGCATCAGTGACCTCTCTGTTATTAAAGGGCATGACTTTTGTCTATGAAAACGAACACGCAGCTGCAATATTTGCTGCTTCCATTAGTATTTTTAGCAAGAATGTTCACTTTGGCATTGGAGAGACGCTATACTATGGTAAAATTGAGGAGTTTCATAACCAAATAAGCCAACTTAATGGCGGACCTTATGTATCCTATGATATCGATAAGGCGATTCTACCCCTAGTCACATTTACAACTCTAGAAGATGCTTTATCAATTAGCCCTTCAATATTAGTTTTGGATTCTAAAAAAAATCCAGAAACCATTGCTGAGTTTAGGATCCAATGCAGTTTAAGGAAGGAAGAATTTACATCGGAATTCAATGCTCTAAGtagt GAAAAACAGAAGAGGGTTCTTAGCCTAATTAAGCGCCAAATATCATTCTATAGAGAAATGCCGCAACTATGTTGGCTTAGGAGAGTTAAACATATACCTAACCTGGatgttatgtattttttatcCACCATTTTGAATAAAGAAGAAACCCAATCTATAATTGCATTGGATTTCTTGTACAA TATTTTACAGGAGCGGCTCCAACAAGATTCTTACTATGATCGCAATGTAATAAACACGATTTCAAAGTCTGCCATAGCTTACATAAATCAATCATTTGATTCT ATTTCACGGGCCAAACTGAAATTTAAAACTTTTTTGGgtcaaaaattgattatcgCAGAAATTCGCCCAAACAACCCATTATCGCACATAAACCAGTTAGAAATGGTCGCTTCTATAATCTCAAACATAGAAGCAAAAGGAGATGAGGTTAAAAGGTCAAGATGCTTGCTGATTGTTGAACACAAGGAGAAGTATTTATTTGGGTTTACTCCAAATGTAGATTCATCTTTTCCAGA cattTGGCCAGGAGTTTTCATGCAAATAAGCCAGTCAGATTCATCATGCAGCTTTAATG CATTATTGCCAAATGTGCTAAAATATAAGGGGGATGTTAGAGATATAAAAAAGTCGCTATTTACCAAGTTGGCAAACAGGCTAGGCAGGAAAAGGTAG
- a CDS encoding Protein FAM76B (overlaps_old_locusTagID:BBM_III01180) — protein sequence MNTGRLDELSRRQICFNCERSKWKNPEIQVCQNCYTSCTRQKCLHCKEEFSSHKYCQKAQKNYNKIVCMKCANSLATSGSEPRLCRFCACWSAWNGRQECQRCEKSLNKFGAPKNCERCGKNSAFDRGAESRSKVGDLFLCYLCTFEYKKNEYYKNKLLGNSGSTITNTVSDDKPDATTVDSDRYNNLKEQLKSKDREIETLRNEIATVELRYKSDTDNLKRQISSTSDQLRQVVNEFNNYKQIQSAEHMKLVKEKQDYIDDLNIAFAELRQKHEALLLANAQLAKTIETFQESPRKVAKK from the coding sequence ATGAATACGGGTCGATTAGATGAGCTTAGTAGACGTCAGATCTGCTTCAATTGTGAGCGATCTAAGTGGAAGAACCCTGAAATCCAAGTATGTCAAAATTGCTACACCAGTTGTACCAGACAGAAATGCTTACACTGTAAAGAGGAGTTTAGCAGTCATAAATACTGCCAGAAAGCACAGAAGaattataacaaaattgtttgCATGAAATGTGCCAATTCACTTGCTACTTCTGGCAGTGAACCAAGGTTGTGCAGATTCTGCGCTTGTTGGTCCGCTTGGAATGGGAGACAGGAGTGTCAAAGATGTGAGAAGTCactcaataaatttggagCTCCAAAGAATTGTGAGAGATGTGGTAAAAATTCAGCTTTTGACCGTGGTGCTGAAAGTAGATCAAAAGTTGGTGACCTATTTCTGTGTTATTTGTGTACATTTGAGTACAAGAAGAACGAGTActacaaaaataaattgCTTGGCAACAGTGGTTCAACAATAACCAATACCGTTTCTGATGATAAACCAGACGCCACTACTGTGGATTCAGATAGGTATAACAATCTGAAGGAGCAGCTTAAAAGTAAGGATAGGGAAATAGAAACATTGCGCAATGAAATAGCAACAGTAGAACTTAGGTACAAGAGTGATACAGACAATTTGAAGAGGCAAATATCATCAACTAGTGATCAACTTAGGCAAGTAGTAAACGAATTCAACAACTACAAACAGATACAATCGGCGGAGCATATGAAGTTGGTTAAGGAAAAACAGGATTATATTGACGATCTGAATATCGCATTTGCTGAGTTACGACAAAAGCACGAGGCGCTGCTGTTGGCAAATGCCCAGTTGGCTAAAACAATAGAGACTTTCCAAGAATCTCCGCGTAAAGTAgccaaaaaataa
- a CDS encoding Putative pre-mRNA-splicing factor ATP-dependent RNA helicase DHX16 (overlaps_old_locusTagID:BBM_III01185): protein MSDADYALEAAKGRNEKLKSNSKYLERLRIEARRNYLSKREEERLQLAERLLAEKEFVYSAYAGKRGKEVIELEKRTIELAKEAAEARNRLESQLEYHLPDSYDDNVSAKLALINKRAIDRSSKTTQDNEFLSWESSKIANVKKSLRTPSGKKALFDLVPNEDGIEFIKSEIHGEMKFDTNAPAASTIEIKKTFDEEDYDTDDSDAPETFAEKVLWKKTKQERLQHQKLTEERTKLPVFSYRQELLEAVRKYPIVIVVGETGSGKTTQIPQYLYEVGYGKAGRIACTQPRRVAAMAVASRVAKEQNVKLGTRVGYTIRFEDCTSKETVIKYMTDGMLLREMMSEPDLSSYSCLMIDEAHERTIHTDIIFGLAKDLSRYRQNFRLIVSSATLEAEKFAAYFDGAPIFNVPGRRYPVQIYYTKAPEANYLTASVVTALQIHLTQPLGDILIFLPGQLEIEQVQEELEARIRGFQKEIKELIVLPIYATLPSELQAKIFEPTPPNARKVILATNIAETSITLDNIVYVVDPGFCKQNSYSPKTGMESLITVPCSKASANQRAGRAGRVRAGHCFRLYTKFSYEKEMDDTNLPEIQRCNLSHTVLMLKSLGIDDLINFDFMDPPSPDTLIKSLELIYALGALNSSGELTRLGRRMSELPIDPMFSKMIIGADKYECVDECITICAMLSVGNSIFYRPKEKAMHADNARKNFFKPGGDHLVLLNVYKQWEETEFNASWCFENYVQQKSMRRAKDVREQLLDMIEKVQLKISSSPTNYDGIKKAVTGGFFPNAARKVSPDPKSSYKTLKHPHTVEIHPQSSLFGQESKFVIYTELVLTTKEYMRNVIEIQQDWLVELAPHYYKESDSCFKVMSNKGRPRS from the exons ATGAGTGACGCTGATTATGCATTGGAGGCCGCTAAAGGTCgaaatgaaaaattaaagtCCAACTCAAAATACTTAGAGCGATTACGCATAGAAGCCAGGCGAAATTACTTGTCAAAGAGAGAGGAGGAAAGGTTGCAATTGGCAGAGCGCCTGCTAGCTGAGAAGGAATTTGTTTACTCAGCATATGCAGGTAAAAGGGGTAAAGAGGTCATTGAACTTGAGAAGAGGACAATAGAACTGGCCAAAGAAGCTGCTGAGGCTCGTAACAGATTAGAATCGCAGTTAGAATACCACTTACCTGATAGCTACGATGATAATGTAAGCGCCAAACTCgcattaattaataaacgTGCAATCGATAGATCGAGTAAAACAACCCAAGACAATGAATTTTTGAGTTGGGAATCATCAAAAATAGCCAATGTCAAAAAGTCATTGCGTACTCCTTCTGGAAAGAAAGCATTATTTGACCTAGTACCCAATGAAGATGGAATTGAGTTTATTAAATCTGAAATACATGGGGaaatgaaatttgatactAATGCACCTGCTGCTTCTacaattgaaattaaaaagACTTTTGACGAGGAGGATTATGACACCGATGACTCTGATGCCCCTGAAACTTTTGCTGAGAAAGTACTATGGAAGAAGACTAAACAGGAAAGGCTTCaacatcaaaaattgacTGAGGAACGCACAAAACTTCCCGTATTCAGTTACAGGCAAGAACTCTTGGAGGCAGTGCGTAAATATCCAATTGTTATTGTGGTGGGTGAAACTGGTTCTGGTAAAACTACCCAAATACCGCAATATTTATACGAAGTAGGATATGGAAAAGCTGGTAGGATCGCATGCACTCAGCCCAGACGGGTGGCAGCTATGGCTGTAGCCAGTCGGGTGGCGAAGGAACAAAATGTTAAGCTCGGCACTCGTGTGGGATATACAATCCGATTCGAAGATTGTACAAGCAAGGAAACAGTCATTAAATACATGACTGACGGAATGTTGCTTAGAGAAATGATGAGTGAACCAGATTTGAGCAGTTACTCTTGTCTAATGATTGATGAGGCCCACGAGCGAACGATTCATActgatataatttttggACTGGCAAAGGATTTATCTAGATATAGACAAAACTTCAGACTGATAGTAAGTTCTGCTACACTTGAAGCGGAAAAATTTGCAGCTTATTTCGATGGTGCCCCTATTTTCAATGTTCCTGGCAGGCGATATCCagtgcaaatttattataccAAGGCTCCCGAAGCGAACTATTTAACGGCTAGTGTGGTTACAGCGCTGCAAATACACCTAACCCAGCCTTTGggtgatatattaatattcCTCCCTGGACAATTGGAGATTGAACAGGTTCAGGAAGAGTTGGAAGCTAGAATTAGGGGCTTCCAAAAGGAAATTAAAGAACTAATAGTACTCCCAATTTACGCAACACTTCCTAGTGAACTGCAGGCGAAGATATTTGAACCTACGCCTCCAAATGCTAGAAAGGTGATATTAGCTACAAATATCGCAGAAACTTCGATTACCCTGGATAATATAGTTTATGTCGTAGATCCTGGGTTTTGTAAACAGAATTCGTACTCACCAAAAACAG GAATGGAATCCCTAATAACCGTCCCCTGTTCAAAAGCTTCCGCCAATCAGCGTGCTGGAAGAGCGGGTCGTGTACGTGCTGGCCATTGCTTCCGCCTGTATACAAAGTTTTCCTATGAAAAGGAGATGGATGACACAAATCTACCTGAGATACAACGATGCAATCTCTCACATACGGTGCTTATGCTTAAGTCACTGGGCATTGatgatttaattaatttcgACTTCATGGATCCACCTTCACCAGATACCCTTATAAAATCTTTGGAATTGATATATGCCTTAGGAGCTTTGAATAGTAGCGGCGAGCTAACTAGATTGGGGCGTAGAATGAGTGAATTACCAATAGACCCTATGTTTTCAAAGATGATTATTGGTGCCGATAAGTATGAATGCGTCGACGAATGTATAACCATTTGTGCAATGTTGAGCGTGGGTAATAGCATATTTTATAGGCCTAAAGAAAAGGCTATGCACGCTGATAATGCTCGAAAGAATTTCTTCAAACCGGGTGGGGATCATTTAGTGCTACTGAATGTATACAAGCAGTGGGAGGAAACAGAGTTCAACGCTAGTTGGTGTTTTGAGAATTATGTGCAACAGAAATCGATGAGAAGGGCTAAGGATGTGAGGGAGCAGCTTTTGGATATGATTGAGAAAGTGcaactaaaaatttcatcaagTCCCACAAACTACGACGGTATTAAAAAGGCGGTTACAGGGGGTTTTTTCCCTAACGCTGCTCGCAAAGTTAGTCCTGATCCAAAATCAAGTTATAAGACACTCAAGCACCCACATACAGTGGAGATACACCCACAATCCAGTTTGTTTGGCCAGGAatctaaatttgtaatcTATACAGAGTTGGTACTGACAACTAAGGAATATATGAGGAATGTCATTGAGATACAGCAGGACTGGTTGGTAGAGCTTGCTCCGCACTATTATAAGGAGTCTGACTCTTGTTTCAAGGTAATGTCCAATAAGGGAAGACCTCGCAGTTAA
- a CDS encoding hypothetical protein (overlaps_old_locusTagID:BBM_III01200), translating into MAKKTPKEIISDIFSNKLKSDTQKSTNDEKKKINKKSSKKKPQKKVLNNETSDVSVRKYTVDGLPIYTYEDLNIGKGGGTDACPFDCNCCF; encoded by the coding sequence ATGGCGAAAAAAACACCAAAGGAGATTATCAGTGATATATTCAGTAATAAGCTCAAATCAGACACTCAAAAATCGACTAATGACGAGAAAAAAAAGATTAACAAAAAAAGTTCCAAAAAAAAACCTCAAAAGAAGGTTTTAAACAATGAAACCTCAGATGTCAGTGTCAGAAAGTATACTGTGGATGGCCTGCCTATATACACTTATGAGGACCTCAACATAGGAAAAGGAGGGGGTACAGATGCATGCCCTTTTGATTGCAATTGCtgtttttaa
- a CDS encoding conserved Plasmodium protein, unknown function (overlaps_old_locusTagID:BBM_III01195): MIKNLFFSLKFSQNFFKNQSYLFSSVGPNDLKGGNVILHQGIYYEIITQRQFRQARAAAFYQVECMNLLTKKMGNLRFPVNAKIEKISLEKKNMLVQYLDKKEVLVVDENYEDKRIDLIHLEEYASLLEPGTELSVYMHQGNVLKVTVPGEIISKLRKAK; encoded by the exons atgattaaaaatttattcttttcattaaaattttcacaaaatttCTTTAAAAATCAGTCATATTTATTCTCATCGGTTGGGCCTAATGACCTTAAGGGAGGGAATGTAATTCTACATCAGG GAATTTACTACGAAATAATAACACAACGTCAGTTTAGGCAGGCAAGGGCCGCTGCCTTTTACCAAGTCGAATGTATGAATTTGTTGACTAAGAAGATGGGCAATCTAAGATTTCCAGTCAACgctaaaattgaaaagatATCATTGGAAAAAAAGAATATGTTAGTGCAATATTTAGATAAGAAGGAAGTGTTGGTGGTAGATGAAAATTATGAAGATAAGCGTATTGATTTGATACATCTGGAAGAGTATGCTTCACTACTTGAGC CTGGAACCGAATTATCAGTTTACATGCATCAGGGTAATGTTTTGAAAGTTACAGTACCAGGCGAGATTATAAGTAAATTGAG AAAAGCTAAATAA
- a CDS encoding conserved Plasmodium protein, unknown function (overlaps_old_locusTagID:BBM_III01170) produces MNDSHHGDACVSLNSPCTPKFSQSFISHPINQSKTMASPLENFQMFLETQKELLIAETDAFFKRHCIRIRKNILPTKLPAWAKSPQDIISSDETSIPFASIYRHKHFLKCRILRNWSYIETPWNSSSMKRNNGIPFDLRPLTKEISKQLDLINEDLTDPEFTGMLLTLNSSIYKHTMHNKDVYASKILAGGLIECLATNERCIKCVWVHPDLSQHSSKLLLQAFLPRLVLESFSMDLDNTSPNAKFTYAMHNDMDLFPRQCWLLMASAKKMCLPRHYEHSTFEEHLVELDYGGFHTDINEKNFGEMYHSYGKPSTTRSVQCLCRKKKEEMAIDDQAWLDRLIGCTEAFMSIMLPKKAERQALGLYVREGWRDMVPNSFEEGLYLNIMRLLPGFGKGKIGIPPPLSMDKSSSSNGQNNNTSKNSGSTNLNSVPSGSLVDIRQEWCELRKEDITDITSDTEYSMKNPKM; encoded by the exons ATGAACGATTCGCACCATGGCGATGCGTGTGTAAGCCTCAACTCTCCATGTActccaaaattttcacaatcTTTTATTTCACACCCAATAAATCAAAGCAAAACGATGGCAAGCCCAttagaaaattttcaaatgttCTTAGAGACCCAAAAGGAGTTGTTAATTGCAGAAACTGATGCTTTCTTCAAGCGCCATTGCATTAGGATACGTAAGAATATTTTACCTACAAAACTTCCAGCCTGGGCAAAATCTCCCCAAGATATCATTAGTTCAGACGAAACTAGCATACCATTTGCCAGCATCTATCGCCACAAGCACTTTCTCAAGTGCAGAATACTTCGTAATTGGTCCTACATCGAGACACCATGGAACTCTTCTTCAATGAAACGAAATAATGGCATTCCATTTGATCTGCGCCCGTTGACCAAGGAAATATCTAAGCAATTGGACTTGATTAATGAGGATTTGACTGACCCCGAATTTACAGGGATGCTACTAACCCTTAACTCTTCCATCTACAAACATACAATGCACAATAAAGATGTT TATGCATCAAAAATACTGGCAGGTGGATTAATTGAATGTCTAGCCACTAATGAAAGATGTATTAAATGTGTTTGGGTTCATCCTGACTTATCGCAACACTCGTCAAAGTTACTACTACAAGCGTTCTTACCTAGACTAGTTTTGGAATCGTTCAGCATGGACTTGGATAATACGAGTCCCAATGCAAAATTCACCTATGCTATGCACAACGACATGGACCTTTTCCCTAGGCAGTGTTGGCTTCTGATGGCAAGCGCCAAGAAAATGTGTTTACCCAGGCATTATGAACATTCAACCTTTGAGGAGCATTTAGTGGAGTTGGATTATGGTGGTTTTCACACGGATATCAATGAAAAG AACTTTGGGGAAATGTACCACAGTTACGGAAAACCCTCGACCACCAGGAGCGTACAATGCCTATGCAGGAAGAAAAAAGAGGAGATGGCCATTGACGATCAGGCCTGGTTAGACAGATTGATAGGTTGTACTGAGGCTTTCATGTCAATTATGTTGCCAAAGAAAGCTGAGCGACAAGCATTGGGTTTGTACGTGAGGGAGGGCTGGAGAGATATGGTACCTAATAGTTTTGAGGAGGGATTGTATTTAAAT ATTATGAGATTATTGCCTGGATTTGGGAAAGGTAAAATCGGAATCCCCCCTCCATTGAGCATGGATAAGTCAAGTTCGAGTAATGGGCAAAATAACAACACCAGTAAGAATAGTGGAAGTACAAATTTGAATTCGGTGCCTTCAGGGTCATTGGTTGATATAAGGCAAGAGTGGTGTGAGTTGAGGAAGGAGGATATCACGGATATTACCAGTGACACCGAGTATTCTATGAAAAATCCcaaaatgtaa
- a CDS encoding Rab family, other (overlaps_old_locusTagID:BBM_III01190), with translation MRSLKFWSKSKENPTVPASSTKDSATYQYKLVLLGETAVGKSCLTTRFCKDVFLDYQDSTIGAAFMTKTINLESSVVKFEIWDTAGQERYRSLAPMYYRGASAALIVYDITSADTFEQARSWINELKAVSRADVIIALAGNKVDLERNRSVDIETAQNFAKLNNCLFMETSAKTGHNVQEMFMKIANLLPRDNNPTLESVHFDQPTQAFSNCCNQ, from the exons ATGAGGTCTCTCAAATTTTGGTCTAAATCTAAGGAAAATCCAACTGTACCAGCAAGTTCAACTAAAGACTCCGCGACTTACcaatataaattagtacTCTTGGGTGAAACTGCGGTAGGAAAGAGTTGCTTAACAACTCGTTTCTGTAAAGATGTATTCTTGGACTACCAAGATTCAACCATTGGAG CTGCATTTATGACCAAGACAATCAATTTGGAGTCTTCAGTCGTGAAATTTGAGATATGGGATACAGCGGG ACAGGAAAGGTACCGAAGTTTGGCACCTATGTATTATAG GGGCGCTAGTGCAGCACTTATTGTATACGATATAACTTCGGCAGATACTTTTGAACAGGCCAGAAGTTGGATAAATGAGCTTAAAGCGGTTAGTCGCGCAGATGTAATTATTG CACTAGCAGGAAACAAGGTTGATTTGGAAAGAAATCGCAGTGTAGACATTGAGACTGCACAAAATTTTGCTAAGCTGAACAATTGCTTATTCATGGAAACTTCGGCAAAAACTGGGCACAATGTTCAGGAGATGTTTAtgaaaattgcaaatttactCCCCAGGGACAACAACCCGACGCTCGAGTCTGTTCAT ttTGACCAGCCTACGCAAGCTTTCTCGAATTGTTGTAATCAGTAA
- a CDS encoding tRNA (guanine(10)-N2)-methyltransferase homolog (overlaps_old_locusTagID:BBM_III01205) encodes MNEYLLWYKWHNDFYYFIQGELYAILEIFGLDVKQLNIQRISDVYYSITLQDDLIATQIMHRSVFLRGVVKLWASGNTYTKLLEELCKKEREIDQSISGKSISLILFSYGKRRSYEYKIGIFNKFETILKEAKCIELTDPQVSITILEAWNRENACIEQIHMGQLIVSRRDIGFWWSRYNLTDRLNLGPTTMDNELSFIMANMGLTIKNKIVLDPFVGSGGCLIAAAHHGGICFGSDMDRRMLNGWGCVYKNPRQVKTDSLDIFSNFKSYDLPLPGILAATVQRSCWIKKPWVDIIITDPPYGIRSSINADYMKDLNLIRCLIDMADKLLVSNGQLVFLLPVKLENVNMDVIYQSKLNVVWTGMQKLTAGNGRVLVRMVKN; translated from the exons AtgaatgaatatttacTATGGTATAAATGGCATAACGACTTCTACTATTTTATTCAGGGAGAACTTTATGCtattttagaaatatttgGACTAGATGTCAAGCagttaaatatacaacGTATTAGTGATGTATACTATAGTATAACATTGCAAGACGATTTAATTGCAACACAAATTATGCATAGAAGTGTTTTTTTGAGAGGCGTTGTTAAG TTATGGGCTAGCGGCAATACATACACTAAACTACTGGAAGAGTTGTGCAAGAAAGAGCGGGAAATTGATCAATCAATTAGTGGTAAAAGTATATCACTAATCCTATTTTCCTATGGCAAAAGGAGAAgttatgaatataaaattggaattttcaacaaatttgAAACAATACTAAAGGAAGCCAAATGCATAGAACTAACAGACCCTCAAGTGTCAATTACAATTCTAGAg gcttGGAATAGAGAAAATGCTTGTATAGAACAAATCCATATGGGACAACTTATTGTAAGCAGGAGAGATATCGGTTTTTGGTGGTCACGATATAATCTCACCGATAGACTTAACCTTGGGCCAACTACCATGGACAATgaattatcatttattatGGCAAACATG GGGttaacaattaaaaataagaTTGTGTTAGACCCTTTTGTTGGATCTGGCGGGTGTCTAATTGCAGCAGCACACCACGGTGGTATATGTTTTGGATCTGATATGGATAGGAGAATGTTAAATGGATGGGGATGTGTGTATAAGAATCCTAGACAAGTAAAGACAGATTCTTTGGATATATTTTCCAACTTTAAATCATACGATTTACCACTTCCTGGCATATTAGCGGCGACTGTGCAAAGATCT TGCTGGATTAAGAAACCGTGGGTGGATATCATCATTACAGATCCTCCATATG GCATCAGATCATCAATAAATGCTGATTATATGAAGGatctaaatttgatacGTTGTCTAATAGACATGGCTGATAAATTACTTGTTAGTAACGGCCAATTGGTATTCCTATTGCCTGTAAAACTGGAAaa TGTCAATATGGACgttatttatcaatcaaaACTTAATGTTGTTTGGACTGGcatgcaaaaattgacGGCAG GAAATGGCCGAGTACTGGTAAGGATGGTGAagaattaa